From Cecembia calidifontis, one genomic window encodes:
- a CDS encoding Dabb family protein has translation MKKQISALLFLLILAAACQAPQKEKVEEKIIEKKIIKMDKALRHVVLFKFKDESSEEEVQKVVDAFMALKSKISEIEDLEWGTNNSPEGLAQGFTHCFFVTFKSEEDRDIYLPHPEHKAFVEILGPHLDKVLVIDYWAKRD, from the coding sequence ATGAAAAAACAAATCAGCGCATTGCTTTTTCTGTTGATTTTGGCTGCTGCCTGTCAGGCACCGCAAAAGGAAAAAGTTGAAGAAAAAATTATTGAAAAAAAGATTATCAAGATGGACAAAGCCTTAAGACATGTTGTGTTGTTCAAGTTCAAAGATGAATCTTCTGAGGAGGAAGTACAAAAAGTGGTAGATGCTTTTATGGCATTGAAGTCTAAAATTTCTGAAATAGAGGATTTGGAGTGGGGTACCAATAACAGTCCCGAGGGGTTGGCCCAGGGTTTCACCCATTGCTTCTTTGTCACCTTTAAATCGGAAGAGGACAGGGATATTTATTTGCCTCACCCTGAGCACAAAGCCTTTGTAGAGATTTTGGGCCCCCATTTGGATAAGGTGCTGGTCATAGATTATTGGGCAAAGAGGGATTAA
- a CDS encoding penicillin acylase family protein, translating into MQTKILIVLVISWIFIIQSKSQIIPVNGLKEEVEVIRDQNGINHIYAKNEHDLFFSQGYLAAKDRLFQFEIWRRRATGTVAEILGSRELERDKGARLFQFRGDKETELRHYHPNGVEIVDAFVLGVNTYINEVRENPELLPIEFQLLDILPGYWTWEVVVSRHQGLLQNVQDELKYSQVVSLVGPEKAKSFYYFHPHEPNLIIPEGIPQELLFKDILAPYDAFRNNLTFQPEDIHPKYRNDTKSYLSENGLLERELKETLEFEKFNIGSNNWIISGKLTASGYPIMANDPHRLHAIPSLRYWVHLHAPGWNVVGAGEPVIPGISIGHNEYGAWGLTIFETDNEDLRIYDIHPDNPHRYFYKGEWRDMKMIQDTIKVKGQMDEIVQHYYTIHGPVTFIDQELRKAVAVECAWLEPGGAPYLASLRMDQSKTWEEFREACSFNHIPAENMIWADKEGNIGWQATGITPIRKKHSGLVASLGDGSMDWEGYLPIKDRPHLTNPESGFFVTANEHVTPKDYPLQHTIGFEWADSFRGDRIREVLSQGKGFTVEQMGELQNDYLALPARRLVPLLNTLKFDQSKYQIAQSFLKNWDFKLEKESIAAGIYVMWERKLRENIKSIAVPEEVRELVGSIQMTRVLEWAEQPSLLFEKKPERERDNWLSKSFEDAVEELEGKLGPDQNKWQYGQAAYKHALFRHPLSPALSREWKEKLDVGPLPRGGYSYTPAANAYGDNNSSGASFRIVVDTGNWESTIGINTPGQSGNPDSPFYKDLFPKWANDEFFIVPFGKEQVEKMGVGKLVLVPNLN; encoded by the coding sequence ATGCAAACAAAGATCCTTATCGTTTTAGTCATTAGCTGGATTTTCATAATCCAATCCAAAAGCCAAATAATTCCGGTAAACGGACTAAAGGAGGAGGTTGAGGTAATCCGCGACCAAAATGGCATCAACCACATTTACGCAAAAAATGAACATGACCTCTTTTTTAGCCAAGGTTATCTGGCTGCAAAAGATCGTCTTTTCCAATTCGAAATATGGAGAAGAAGGGCAACGGGCACAGTAGCAGAAATACTTGGATCCAGGGAGCTGGAAAGGGATAAAGGAGCCCGCTTATTTCAGTTCAGAGGAGATAAAGAAACAGAACTCAGGCATTACCACCCCAATGGCGTTGAAATCGTGGATGCTTTCGTTTTAGGGGTAAATACCTACATCAATGAAGTTCGGGAAAACCCTGAATTATTACCCATTGAATTTCAATTATTGGATATTTTACCAGGTTATTGGACTTGGGAAGTCGTCGTATCCAGGCATCAGGGGCTTCTTCAAAATGTCCAGGATGAACTCAAATACAGTCAGGTGGTCAGTCTTGTAGGACCTGAAAAAGCCAAATCTTTTTATTACTTCCATCCCCATGAGCCCAATCTCATCATCCCAGAAGGTATCCCTCAGGAACTCCTATTCAAAGATATTTTAGCACCTTACGATGCTTTCAGAAACAATTTGACCTTTCAGCCAGAAGACATTCATCCCAAATACCGGAATGATACCAAGTCTTATTTATCAGAAAACGGCCTTTTGGAAAGAGAGCTAAAGGAAACCCTGGAATTTGAAAAATTCAACATAGGCAGCAATAACTGGATCATATCCGGTAAATTAACGGCAAGTGGCTACCCGATCATGGCCAATGATCCTCATAGGCTTCATGCCATCCCATCTTTGAGGTATTGGGTTCATCTGCATGCACCGGGATGGAATGTGGTCGGCGCAGGAGAACCTGTCATTCCCGGTATATCCATAGGGCATAATGAATATGGAGCATGGGGCCTTACCATATTTGAAACGGACAATGAAGATCTTCGGATTTATGACATCCATCCGGACAACCCTCATAGATATTTTTACAAAGGAGAATGGAGGGATATGAAAATGATTCAGGATACCATCAAAGTTAAAGGGCAAATGGATGAAATTGTCCAACATTACTATACCATCCATGGGCCAGTGACCTTTATTGATCAGGAATTAAGAAAAGCAGTAGCAGTGGAATGTGCATGGCTGGAACCCGGAGGTGCACCCTATCTTGCAAGTTTAAGAATGGACCAATCCAAGACCTGGGAAGAATTCCGTGAAGCTTGTTCCTTTAACCATATTCCCGCTGAAAATATGATATGGGCTGATAAAGAAGGAAATATAGGTTGGCAGGCCACCGGAATTACGCCTATCAGAAAAAAACATTCAGGTCTGGTAGCTTCTCTAGGCGATGGCAGCATGGACTGGGAAGGGTATTTGCCCATAAAAGACAGACCCCATCTGACCAATCCAGAAAGCGGTTTCTTTGTAACAGCCAATGAGCATGTCACTCCCAAAGATTATCCTTTGCAGCATACCATAGGTTTTGAGTGGGCAGATTCATTCCGCGGGGATAGAATCAGGGAAGTGCTGTCTCAAGGCAAAGGCTTTACGGTGGAGCAAATGGGGGAATTACAAAATGATTATCTGGCTTTGCCGGCCCGAAGATTGGTTCCCTTACTCAATACCTTGAAATTTGATCAGTCCAAATACCAAATTGCCCAATCATTCCTAAAGAACTGGGACTTTAAACTTGAAAAAGAATCTATTGCAGCAGGAATTTATGTCATGTGGGAAAGGAAATTAAGAGAAAACATCAAATCCATTGCAGTCCCTGAGGAAGTAAGGGAACTGGTGGGAAGCATTCAGATGACCAGGGTATTAGAATGGGCTGAACAGCCATCTCTCCTATTTGAAAAAAAACCAGAAAGAGAGCGCGATAACTGGTTGAGCAAATCTTTTGAAGACGCGGTTGAGGAACTTGAAGGTAAATTGGGGCCAGACCAAAACAAATGGCAATACGGACAAGCTGCCTATAAACATGCACTTTTCAGACATCCTCTTAGTCCGGCACTTTCCCGGGAATGGAAGGAAAAACTGGATGTGGGGCCTTTACCAAGGGGTGGTTATAGCTATACTCCGGCGGCAAACGCCTATGGGGACAACAACTCCTCCGGAGCCTCTTTCAGAATAGTAGTGGACACAGGAAACTGGGAAAGTACCATAGGCATCAATACGCCTGGGCAATCTGGGAATCCTGACAGCCCTTTTTACAAAGACCTTTTTCCGAAATGGGCAAATGATGAATTTTTTATAGTCCCCTTTGGTAAAGAACAGGTGGAAAAAATGGGCGTAGGGAAGTTGGTTTTGGTACCCAATTTAAATTGA
- a CDS encoding rhodanese-like domain-containing protein, with product MFNFFRTQAKSYTDLSNEDFKKGMTAPDAVIIDVRTAGEFQSGKIKGARNIDLMSPGFMGQIQNLPKDKKYYVYCRSGNRSGQACDIMSQLGFENTYNLAGGIMNWPYEIV from the coding sequence ATGTTTAATTTCTTTAGAACACAAGCAAAAAGCTATACAGACCTCTCCAATGAGGATTTCAAAAAAGGAATGACCGCACCTGACGCAGTAATCATTGATGTGAGAACAGCCGGTGAATTCCAATCTGGAAAAATCAAAGGGGCAAGAAACATCGATCTGATGAGTCCCGGATTTATGGGGCAGATCCAAAATCTCCCTAAAGACAAAAAATATTACGTGTATTGCCGCAGTGGAAACAGAAGCGGTCAAGCCTGTGATATCATGTCACAATTAGGTTTTGAAAACACGTATAATCTGGCCGGAGGCATCATGAACTGGCCTTATGAAATAGTTTAA
- a CDS encoding IS1380 family transposase, with amino-acid sequence MKITNSTEKITPFGGFNFVFNSFKNSGLPELIDNQLGVRALRGGFSYSDIFANHMAIFFNGGDCTEDINVHLRDALEQVPSFSVCSADTILRGIKELAVDTELFINPSSGVSHEFNINGKLNSLLLKSACKTGLLKSGVAYDLDYDNTVIPTEKYDSKKTYKHVYGYQPGVASIAHPEFSQAIPVYVEGRNGNSQAKYLQADTLTRMFGQLTNENIRIGRFRADSASYQEEVLRTLEAHTESFYIRANRCAKLDNILGSIAPEKWQKIRLGVQEMEVTDLSDYKPFGKDRSYRLVITRIRRKDGQADVFSGDAFTYRAILTNEHTSSNEAVVRFYNARGASERLFDVLNNDFGWSKLPCSFLAENTSFMLMTAMYANFYTYIIGEYSRKVDWLKPTDRLKKFIFRFITVSAKWIRTGRREVLKLFTSKDYKPILN; translated from the coding sequence ATGAAAATTACGAATTCGACAGAAAAAATCACACCTTTCGGAGGTTTTAATTTTGTTTTTAACTCTTTCAAAAATTCTGGTCTCCCAGAACTCATTGATAATCAATTGGGGGTTAGAGCCTTAAGGGGAGGGTTTTCATACAGTGACATTTTCGCCAATCATATGGCTATTTTCTTTAATGGTGGCGACTGTACTGAAGATATCAATGTTCACTTGAGAGACGCACTTGAACAGGTCCCTTCATTTTCAGTATGCAGTGCCGATACAATTCTGAGAGGTATCAAAGAGCTTGCTGTTGATACAGAACTCTTTATAAATCCGTCCAGTGGAGTAAGCCATGAATTTAATATCAATGGAAAACTCAACAGCTTGTTGTTAAAATCAGCTTGTAAGACCGGATTACTCAAGTCAGGTGTTGCTTACGACCTCGATTATGACAACACCGTCATTCCAACTGAAAAGTACGATTCAAAAAAGACATATAAACACGTCTATGGATATCAGCCAGGTGTAGCTTCCATAGCACATCCTGAATTTTCACAGGCCATTCCTGTGTACGTAGAGGGCAGAAATGGCAACAGTCAGGCCAAATATTTGCAGGCTGATACACTTACACGCATGTTTGGGCAGCTTACCAATGAAAATATCCGTATCGGAAGGTTCAGAGCCGATTCAGCATCCTATCAGGAAGAAGTTCTCCGCACACTGGAAGCACATACCGAAAGCTTTTATATACGGGCAAACAGATGTGCCAAACTGGATAATATCCTTGGAAGTATAGCCCCTGAGAAGTGGCAGAAAATACGTTTGGGTGTACAGGAAATGGAAGTTACTGACCTATCCGACTACAAACCTTTCGGTAAAGACAGGTCTTACAGGCTGGTCATTACCAGAATCAGGCGTAAAGACGGGCAGGCAGATGTGTTTAGTGGAGATGCATTTACTTACAGGGCTATTCTGACCAATGAACATACATCGTCCAATGAAGCTGTTGTAAGGTTTTATAACGCCCGGGGTGCAAGCGAACGCTTGTTTGATGTACTCAACAATGACTTTGGCTGGTCTAAGTTGCCCTGTTCGTTCCTTGCAGAGAATACCTCCTTTATGCTTATGACGGCTATGTATGCCAATTTTTACACCTATATCATTGGAGAGTATTCCAGAAAAGTTGATTGGCTTAAGCCTACCGACAGGCTCAAGAAGTTTATCTTCAGATTTATCACTGTTTCAGCCAAGTGGATAAGAACGGGAAGAAGAGAAGTGCTCAAACTGTTCACGAGTAAGGATTACAAGCCGATTTTGAACTAA
- a CDS encoding MBL fold metallo-hydrolase: MKRLLIALAMAITSFYSTLAFQFDQLIKPATFEQVKIKQFEDDGLAHYSYAIHVEDKMYLVDPGRDPQPYFDYALSQNAKIVGVINTHPHADFVSSHLEIHQTTGADIYVSSLVGAAYPHIAFDEGDVIVLPKGVRLRAIHTPGHSPDGISIVVEENGKDVAVFTGDTLFIGDVGRPDLRESVGNIMAKREELARMMYQSTREKLMLLDDAVVVYPAHGAGSLCGKAISDANSSTIGQEKLTNYALQDMTEDEFVALLLQDQPFIPKYFPYNVDVNKEGAPAYRVSKLAVRRLEKNSKPQKGLTVIDGRKQADFKSSHIPDAINIMNGAKFETWLGSLLAPETPFYLVAESHESLEELISKAAKIGYEPFIQGAFVYEQSGGDKMAFFDKEEFDKNPDLFTIIDIRNAGEVAQGKIFENAINIPLPELKDRIGEIPTDKPIVVHCGTGYRSAAGSSIIQNALKKSKVLDMSSHIMDYK; this comes from the coding sequence ATGAAACGATTACTCATCGCTCTTGCCATGGCCATAACATCCTTTTATTCAACCTTAGCCTTTCAATTTGATCAGTTGATCAAACCGGCCACCTTTGAGCAAGTAAAAATCAAGCAATTTGAAGATGATGGCCTCGCACACTATAGCTATGCCATTCATGTAGAAGATAAAATGTACTTGGTTGATCCCGGAAGGGATCCACAACCCTATTTTGATTATGCGCTTTCCCAAAATGCCAAAATTGTAGGGGTCATCAACACCCATCCCCATGCTGACTTTGTAAGTTCCCATCTTGAAATTCATCAAACAACGGGTGCAGACATTTATGTGAGCAGTTTAGTAGGTGCAGCTTATCCCCATATTGCTTTTGACGAAGGTGATGTCATTGTACTTCCTAAAGGTGTCAGGTTAAGGGCAATTCATACTCCGGGCCATTCACCGGATGGAATCAGCATTGTAGTGGAAGAAAACGGTAAGGATGTGGCTGTTTTTACAGGAGATACGCTTTTTATTGGGGATGTGGGAAGACCGGATTTAAGAGAAAGTGTGGGTAATATCATGGCCAAAAGAGAGGAATTGGCAAGGATGATGTACCAAAGTACAAGAGAAAAACTGATGCTTTTGGATGATGCCGTAGTTGTTTACCCTGCGCACGGTGCAGGTTCCCTGTGCGGTAAGGCCATTTCTGATGCCAATAGCAGTACAATCGGTCAGGAAAAGTTGACCAATTATGCCCTACAGGATATGACAGAGGATGAATTTGTGGCTTTGTTGCTTCAAGATCAGCCATTTATTCCAAAGTACTTCCCGTATAATGTGGATGTCAATAAAGAAGGAGCTCCTGCCTATCGGGTTTCTAAGCTCGCTGTCAGAAGATTGGAAAAAAACTCAAAACCCCAAAAGGGTCTCACGGTTATTGATGGCAGGAAGCAGGCAGATTTTAAATCCTCCCATATCCCTGATGCCATCAATATAATGAACGGCGCTAAATTTGAAACCTGGTTAGGAAGCCTATTGGCACCGGAAACACCCTTTTACCTGGTAGCAGAGTCCCATGAAAGTTTAGAGGAGTTGATTTCCAAAGCTGCAAAAATAGGATATGAACCCTTTATTCAGGGAGCATTTGTATATGAGCAAAGTGGGGGTGATAAAATGGCTTTCTTCGATAAAGAAGAATTTGATAAAAACCCGGATTTGTTTACCATCATTGACATAAGAAACGCCGGAGAGGTAGCTCAGGGTAAAATATTTGAAAATGCCATTAATATTCCTTTGCCGGAATTAAAAGATAGGATAGGAGAGATCCCTACCGATAAACCAATAGTGGTGCATTGTGGTACTGGTTACCGTTCCGCAGCCGGCAGCAGTATCATCCAAAATGCCCTCAAAAAGTCCAAAGTCCTGGATATGAGTTCACATATCATGGACTATAAATAA
- the dinB gene encoding DNA polymerase IV, with the protein MEKIRKIIHVDMDAFYASVEQMDNPGLKGRPVAVGGNQERGVVAAASYEARKFGVRSAMSGKIASLRCPQLIFVKPRFERYKEISYRIREIFFDYTDLVEPLSLDEAFLDVTENKVNNPSATLIAMEIRRRIKEEIGLNASAGISYNKFLAKTASDINKPNGQAVILPTEAEAFLGKLPIEKFFGIGKVTAEKMKEIGIHNGYDLKQYSLQYLTKRFGKSGLHFYNIVRGIHLSEVQPNRIRKSLSAENTFEKDLTEKEQWVEALKEIFEELKRRISKSGIKGRTITLKIKYRDFTLHTRSKTFEQYPEEIKIWETVMELLYQDALLMPVRLFGIGLSNLNIDMERSHFGRQLWIDFENQYKDQSGV; encoded by the coding sequence ATGGAAAAAATCAGGAAAATAATCCATGTGGATATGGATGCGTTTTATGCTTCTGTAGAGCAAATGGATAATCCTGGTCTGAAAGGCAGGCCTGTAGCAGTAGGAGGGAACCAAGAAAGGGGAGTGGTTGCCGCTGCTTCTTATGAAGCGCGGAAATTCGGAGTAAGATCTGCCATGTCGGGTAAAATTGCTTCTTTGAGATGTCCACAGCTTATTTTTGTCAAACCGAGATTTGAAAGGTACAAAGAGATTTCCTACCGCATCAGGGAAATTTTTTTTGATTATACCGATCTCGTGGAGCCACTGTCCCTTGATGAGGCGTTTTTGGATGTAACAGAAAATAAAGTCAATAATCCTTCTGCTACCCTGATTGCTATGGAAATTAGAAGAAGAATCAAGGAAGAGATTGGGTTGAATGCTTCTGCGGGTATTTCATACAATAAATTTTTGGCCAAAACAGCATCAGATATCAATAAACCCAACGGGCAGGCTGTAATTTTACCTACAGAAGCGGAGGCATTCCTTGGAAAACTACCTATTGAGAAATTCTTTGGTATCGGTAAAGTTACAGCAGAAAAGATGAAGGAAATAGGCATACACAATGGCTATGACCTTAAGCAATATTCCCTGCAATACCTGACCAAGCGTTTTGGTAAGTCAGGTTTACATTTTTACAATATCGTCAGGGGGATCCATTTATCGGAAGTCCAGCCCAACCGTATCCGGAAATCCCTCAGTGCTGAAAATACCTTTGAAAAGGATTTGACGGAAAAGGAACAGTGGGTTGAGGCCTTAAAGGAAATTTTTGAAGAACTAAAAAGAAGGATTTCAAAAAGCGGAATCAAGGGAAGAACCATCACTTTGAAAATCAAATACCGTGATTTTACCCTCCATACCAGAAGCAAAACCTTTGAGCAATATCCGGAGGAAATAAAAATCTGGGAAACAGTGATGGAGCTTTTATATCAGGATGCACTTCTGATGCCCGTGCGCTTATTTGGAATTGGTTTGTCCAACTTGAATATAGATATGGAGCGTTCCCACTTTGGCAGGCAACTTTGGATTGATTTCGAAAATCAGTACAAAGATCAGTCAGGAGTGTAA